One Ahaetulla prasina isolate Xishuangbanna chromosome 1, ASM2864084v1, whole genome shotgun sequence DNA window includes the following coding sequences:
- the LOC131187968 gene encoding protein AHNAK2-like translates to MSDSQESMEVTLQTEVESGASGFSVAGGGAEGIFVKQVLKESPASNLFSLREGDQLLSATIFFDNIKYEDALKILQYSEPYKIQFNLKRKLVGKDELEAIYSATQSKKEKLSQGMDTMEISEKTISEEDKTNLIVKQRVGRPKRTKKDRLSWPKFQSIKGKKILGHRRSRSTSDAYEHGIPDVSPTSTDTESQFQPEEIHGKIKKQSQKKLKFPTIGFKMHKSKQEPYEINPFKEYENGTAVELSDTMTREYTLLDVDRKPKEKEPKRDVSDAPQHTRKYPDVELTLTKSKEKKLKSNIEFTKPEPTIAATQMKTAVIQTKDIADSQIKVSQNIPKMKKKKQKDSKLQIETQYQKEEKGKETNIASKYALPQTEAPKVEMDIKIPKMDFSIPKDDQKATKPELKMGEITANINISEFDIKSRAGYGILELKTSDQETNITSDEIPADGSAITLEDDETKFKMLKLQMPSFRVSLPKRKGIPQGELSISSMETDFPKTGLKTELKTEEIETDIKLTEVEIEAPSLDVEIGEKVKIKMPALKMPSVKVAKLKTPEVGISLPKVEADVTFPKADMSDGVAAVKLPEAEGTIDGGGLKIHKPKFKMPSMGFSKLDIKGPKIDMDVSMPKVDVSHPEVELHVKKPEVKKGDITISAPEVKIPTGLASLELKAPEVDVEASSGKVSVQGPDVTLESGDRKFQMPKFHMPKFGISMPKGKGVPEAEISIPSVEAELPKTELKAEVTLPSAELETDLKLPKVEVDAPSLDVEIGDKGKIKMPEVKVPSVKVPKLKGPEVGISLPKVETDITLPKRKAEVSDAAAAIKLPEAEGTIDGGGLKIHKPKFKMPSMGFSKPDNKGPKVDVDVSMPKVDVSLPKAVLHIEKPEVKGGDVTISAPDIKIPTGLASLELKTPEVDIEARSVQGPDIKLESGDRKFQMPKFHMPKFGISVPKGKGVPEAEISVPSVEAELPKTELKAEVTLPSVEFETDLKLPKVEVDVPSLDVQIGDASKIKMPEVKLPSVKVPKLKGPEVGISLPKVETDITLPKGKAEVSDGAGAVKLPEGEGTIDGGGLKIHMPKFKMPSMGFSKPDIKGPKVDVDVSIPKVDVSIPEVELHIEKPEVKGEDVTISAPEVKIPRGSASLEFKAPEIDFEAPSGKVSVQGPDVKLESGDRKFQMPKFHMPKFGISMPKGKGVPEAEISIPSVEAELPKTELKAEVTLPSAELETDLKLPKVEVDAPSLDVEIGDAGKIKMPEVKVPSVKVPKLKGPEVGISLPKVETDITLPKRKAEMSDAAAAIKLPEAEGTIDGGGLKIHKPKFKMPSMGFSKPDIKGPKIDVDVSMPKVDVSLPKAVLHIEKPEVKGRDVTISAPEVKIPTGSASLELKAPEVDVEAPSGKVSVQGPDVKVESGDRKFHMPKFHMPKFGISMPKGKGVPEAEISIPSVEAELPKTELKAPEVDIEARSVQGPDVKLESGDRKFQMPKFHMPKFGISLPKGKGVPEAEISIPSMEGDLPKTGLKMEITLPSSELETDHKLPKVEVDVPSLDVQIGDASKIKMPEVKLPSVKVPKLKGPEVGISLPKVETDITLPKGKAEVSDGAAAVKLPEGEGTIDGGGLKIHMPKFKMPSMGFSKSDIKGPKIDSDASMPDVHTSLPKVEVSTTKPQLKKDEFEGDIRIAAPEVKIPWVPVTVELQAPDVEVQASSGKVPDISVGLSKDVDVPQLKTTTDIIDIAVEATTFEMESDVLGEKKDVLEQKIKMPQIIRADVKTAAVGIPSVDISVTQSEVSTQDLHGAAKEPEAKGQITKRGSLDGEEKGHFKMPKFKLPSLSWSPKKEASLKTNIKEPLEESHLGIVSDDTGTEPKVTLLEDEGVHIDGNVDIATKKDQVKRPHLIMPKISLSKTKLPKAEVDIVVEGGGALVQIPDIENSFTTRKVEETEISVKMLKGEIKEIKTFQTDTDISLPKTDIKVSMAKGSLEQECLETEFKGDICMDSASMKFDGTEGEFRMPKLKMPKFGISDLLESEISDLPGSGITLSKPESDASQLQMTTESDELGGKAQPLQVKSDEGISDEIQTEESQSWFKMPKFKMPSFGRTSKAKKSDAETEDITGEAHVTELQVEVRSPEVVTISGELDSEKNISEQKVTLPQEDVRVQKEQQSTTDQLVGDGSFLQSSEKIGRKPSDLDPKMHAGIVKDSEEGQSSQTEFIGTIPKMDIDRNIPKSEMTIQQPKVIPDTMAVAEIPSAEITMGKKTDATIKDPEPLQSLDTQPEEIGTEKKSPKKDSQGKESIFKMPTFSVPLFGWSTTKSSAIVPGIESDLEEPAVSLSKVKMDVSVTDEDFEIIDFPVEGFEKDLPKEGEVKAEEKEKTSKTKASKFKIPKFANLRSKSQGIDIQVDSPKMQTEVSLVRPEEETSGIQVQDKKPGDAEESFQMPKFKMLKFTHRISEGEKLTSEETMDIKDTAAADISQLQFKTMFPEEKGDDIQKSKVRITTLSEPAIQRPQVGSKFQSTDSSFVDTTVYVHKQVPKEFSAEFLKEKIETMDSNVQKSVAKITTLKEPDIQRAPLEIKLQPDDPFSSSAPVQVKGSITESKEIKMESKSTFGYGDDTEIQESFSTQIVKESEIPPSEVKTAALGFSLLKVKIQESHVSLDVPVKLSSTKCMGEIFEDKDHQLSGTGEATQKAGLSEVKPSDKDKDITYEYIEGTSAAATLTTLKSFTVDIQSSSEFKESHSELIEISKSAIETTEEMAFTSSTDEVTDEKDSKRSGRFKLWFPSIGFSPTTDDTTSDSKPEAQPKVQPDDSSKLDSDTSKETEKTGWFKFPKLGFSSPTKKTKEVGKEKETDSKEGKGEESPTDKNETFFDAQETLSLKEKEENETSGDITSEPIVSSSARTELILLEKGKAEPKHTPEDSSK, encoded by the exons ATGAGTGATTCACAG GAATCTATGGAAGTGACATTACAAACCGAAGTGGAATCTGGCGCAAGTGGATTCAGTGTAGCTGGTGGGGGAGCCGAAGGAATATTTGTGAAGCAAGTGCTCAAGGAGTCCCCAGCATCAAACCTATTTAGTCTAAGAGAAG GTGATCAGCTGTTGAGTGCCACAATCTTTTTTGATAATATCAAATATGAAGATGCACTTAAAATACTACAGTATTCTGAACCATACAAAATACAGTTCAATCTTAAAAGAAAACTTGTTGGGAAAGATGAGCTGGAAGCAATATATTCTGCAACACAGTCCAAAAAGGAAAAATTAAGTCAG GGAATGGATACAATGGAAATATCTGAGAAGACAATTTCAGAGGAAGATAAAACAAACTTAATTGTAAAACAAAGAGTGGGAAGACCAAAAAGAACCAAAAAGGATAGACTTTCGTGGCCAAAATTCCAGTCCATTAAGGGAAAGAAGATTTTGGGACACAGAAGATCTCGAAGTACATCAGATGCCTATGAACATGGAATTCCAGATGTTTCTCCTACAAGCACAGATACAGAATCACAATTCCAGCCAGAAGAAATtcatggaaaaattaaaaaacaaagccaAAAGAAACTAAAGTTTCCAACTATTGGATTTAAGATGCACAAAAGTAAACAAGAACCATATGAAATAAATCCATTCAAAGAATATGAGAATGGTACTGCTGTGGAACTCTCAGATACAATGACAAGAGAGTATACTTTATTAGATGTAGAcagaaaaccaaaagaaaaagagCCAAAAAGAGATGTATCAGATGCACCACAACATACAAGAAAATATCCTGATGTTGAACTAACTCTTACAAAATCCAAAGAGAAGAAATTAAAATCCAATATAGAATTTACAAAACCAGAACCTACAATTGCAGCAACACAGATGAAAACAGCAGTAATTCAAACAAAAGACATTGCAGACTCTCAGATCAAAGTTTCACAAAATAttccaaaaatgaagaaaaaaaagcaaaaagattcAAAATTACAAATTGAAACCCAATatcagaaagaggaaaaaggaaaagaaacaaatattgcTAGCAAGTATGCCTTACCACAAACTGAAGCTCCCAAAGTTGAGATGGATATCAAAATACCTAAAATGGATTTCTCCATTCCCAAAGATGACCAGAAGGCTACCAAACCTGAGCTTAAAATGGGAGAAATTACTGCCAATATAAACATTTCAGAATTTGACATAAAGTCAAGAGCAGGCTATGGAATTTTGGAATTGAAAACGTCAGACCAAGAAACAAATATTACATCAGATGAAATTCCTGCAGATGGCTCAGCCATTACACTGGAAGATGACGAAACTAAGTTCAAAATGTTAAAATTACAAATGCCCAGCTTTAGGGTATCACTTCCCAAACGGAAAGGTATCCCACAGGGAGAACTTTCCATATCTTCCATGGAAACAGACTTCCCAAAAACTGGACTGAAAACGGAACTCAAAACTGAAGAGATTGAAACTGACATTAAGTTGACAGAAGTGGAGATAGAGGCCCCCAGTCTGGATGTGGAAATAGGAGAGAAGGTCAAAATCAAAATGCCTGCACTGAAGATGCCTAGCGTCAAGGTCGCCAAACTCAAAACACCAGAAGTAGGGATCTCCCTGCCAAAGGTTGAAGCTGATGTCACCTTTCCCAAAGCTGACATGTCTGATGGCGTAGCGGCTGTAAAATTGCCAGAGGCTGAAGGCACCATCGATGGGGGAGGATTGAAGATACACAAGCCAAAGTTCAAGATGCCCAGCATGGGATTTTCCAAACTAGACATCAAGGGCCCCAAAATCGATATGGATGTCAGTATGCCTAAGGTGGATGTTTCTCATCCTGAAGTTGAGCTCCATGTCAAGAAACCTGAGGTGAAGAAAGGAGATATTACCATATCAGCACCAGAAGTGAAGATTCCCACAGGCTTGGCCAGCCTGGAACTCAAAGCTCCTGAAGTAGACGTTGAGGCTTCTTCTGGAAAGGTTTCTGTGCAGGGCCCCGATGTTACGCTGGAAAGCGGGGATAGGAAGTTCCAAATGCCCAAGTTCCATATGCCCAAATTTGGAATTTCAATGCCCAAAGGGAAAGGTGTCCCAGAGGCAGAAATCAGCATACCTTCTGTGGAAGCAGAGCTGCCAAAGACAGAATTGAAAGCGGAAGTGACACTGCCCTCTGCTGAGCTTGAGACCGATCTTAAGCTTCCAAAAGTGGAGGTAGATGCCCCTAGTTTGGACGTGGAGATTGGAGATAAGGGTAAAATCAAAATGCCTGAAGTGAAGGTGCCTAGCGTCAAGGTCCCCAAGCTCAAAGGGCCAGAAGTAGGGATCTCCCTGCCAAAGGTTGAGACTGACATCACCCTTCCCAAAAGAAAAGCTGAAGTGTCTGATGCAGCAGCAGCTATAAAATTACCAGAGGCTGAAGGAACAATCGATGGAGGCGGACTGAAGATACACAAGCCAAAGTTCAAGATGCCCAGCATGGGATTCTCCAAACCAGACAACAAGGGCCCCAAAGTTGATGTGGATGTCAGTATGCCTAAAGTGGACGTTTCTCTTCCCAAAGCTGTGCTCCACATTGAGAAACCTGAGGTGAAGGGAGGAGATGTTACCATATCAGCACCAGACATAAAGATTCCCACGGGCTTAGCCAGCCTGGAACTCAAAACTCCTGAAGTAGACATAGAGGCTCGTTCTGTGCAGGgccctgacattaagctggagaGCGGGGATAGGAAGTTCCAAATGCCCAAGTTCCATATGCCCAAATTTGGAATATCAGTGCCGAAAGGGAAAGGTGTCCCAGAGGCAGAAATCAGCGTTCCTTCTGTGGAAGCAGAGCTGCCAAAGACAGAACTCAAAGCGGAAGTGACATTGCCCTCTGTTGAGTTTGAGACCGATCTTAAGCTTCCAAAAGTGGAGGTAGATGTCCCTAGCTTGGATGTGCAAATTGGAGATGCGAGCAAAATCAAAATGCCTGAAGTGAAGTTGCCTAGCGTCAAGGTCCCCAAGCTCAAAGGGCCAGAAGTAGGGATCTCCCTGCCAAAGGTTGAGACTGACATCACCCTTCCCAAAGGAAAAGCTGAAGTGTCTGATGGCGCAGGGGCTGTAAAATTGCCAGAGGGTGAAGGCACCATCGATGGGGGAGGACTGAAGATACACATGCCAAAGTTCAAGATGCCCAGCATGGGATTCTCCAAACCAGACATCAAGGGCCCCAAAGTCGATGTGGATGTCAGTATACCTAAAGTGGACGTTTCTATTCCTGAAGTTGAGCTCCACATTGAGAAACCTGAGGTGAAGGGAGAAGATGTTACCATATCAGCACCAGAAGTGAAGATTCCCAGGGGCTCAGCCAGCCTGGAATTCAAAGCTCCTGAAATAGACTTTGAGGCTCCTTCTGGAAAGGTTTCTGTGCAGGGCCCCGATGTTAAATTGGAAAGCGGGGATAGGAAGTTCCAAATGCCCAAGTTCCATATGCCCAAATTTGGAATTTCAATGCCCAAAGGGAAAGGTGTCCCAGAGGCAGAAATCAGCATACCTTCTGTGGAAGCAGAGCTGCCAAAGACAGAATTGAAAGCGGAAGTGACACTGCCCTCTGCTGAGCTTGAGACCGATCTTAAACTTCCAAAAGTGGAGGTAGATGCCCCTAGTTTGGACGTGGAGATTGGAGATGCAGGCAAAATCAAAATGCCTGAAGTGAAGGTGCCTAGCGTCAAGGTCCCCAAGCTCAAAGGGCCAGAAGTAGGGATCTCCCTGCCAAAGGTTGAGACTGACATCACCCTTCCCAAAAGAAAAGCTGAAATGTCTGATGCAGCAGCAGCCATAAAATTACCAGAGGCTGAAGGAACCATCGATGGAGGCGGACTGAAGATACACAAGCCAAAGTTCAAGATGCCCAGCATGGGATTCTCCAAACCAGACATCAAGGGCCCAAAAATTGATGTGGATGTCAGTATGCCTAAAGTGGACGTTTCTCTTCCCAAAGCTGTGCTCCACATTGAGAAACCTGAGGTGAAGGGAAGAGATGTTACCATATCAGCACCAGAAGTAAAGATTCCCACGGGCTCAGCCAGCCTGGAACTCAAAGCTCCTGAAGTAGACGTTGAGGCTCCTTCTGGAAAGGTTTCTGTGCAGGGCCCCGATGTTAAGGTGGAAAGCGGGGATAGGAAGTTCCATATGCCCAAGTTCCATATGCCCAAATTTGGAATTTCAATGCCCAAAGGGAAAGGTGTCCCAGAGGCAGAAATCAGCATACCTTCTGTGGAAGCAGAGCTGCCAAAGACAGAACTGAAAGCTCCTGAAGTAGACATAGAGGCTCGTTCTGTGCAGGGCCCCGATGTTAAATTGGAAAGCGGGGATAGGAAGTTCCAAATGCCCAAGTTCCATATGCCCAAATTTGGAATTTCATTGCCCAAAGGGAAAGGTGTCCCAGAGGCAGAAATCAGCATACCTTCCATGGAAGGAGACCTCCCCAAAACAGGACTTAAAATGGAAATCACATTGCCCTCTTCAGAGCTTGAGACCGATCATAAGCTTCCAAAAGTGGAGGTAGATGTCCCTAGCTTGGATGTGCAAATTGGAGATGCGAGCAAAATCAAAATGCCTGAAGTGAAGTTGCCTAGCGTCAAGGTCCCCAAGCTCAAAGGGCCAGAAGTAGGGATCTCCCTGCCAAAGGTTGAGACTGACATCACCCTTCCCAAAGGAAAAGCTGAAGTGTCTGATGGCGCAGCGGCTGTAAAATTGCCAGAGGGTGAAGGCACCATCGATGGGGGAGGACTGAAGATACACATGCCAAAGTTCAAGATGCCCAGTATGGGATTCTCCAAATCTGATATCAAGGGCCCAAAAATAGATTCAGATGCCAGCATGCCTGATGTACACACCTCTCTTCCAAAAGTTGAGGTCAgcactacaaaaccccagctcaaGAAAGATGAATTCGAGGGCGACATCAGAATAGCTGCCCCTGAAGTAAAGATTCCATGGGTCCCAGTCACGGTGGAGCTGCAAGCTCCCGATGTAGAAGTACAAGCTTCTTCAG GAAAAGTTCCAGATATTTCTGTTGGCCTATCCAAGGATGTTGATGTTCCCCAGCTGAAAACAACAACGGATATTATTGATATTGCAGTGGAAGCTACAACATTTGAAATGGAGTCTGATGTACTTGGTGAAAAAAAGGATGTTTtggaacagaaaataaaaatgcccCAAATTATTAGAGCTGATGTGAAGACTGCAGCAGTAGGCATACCATCTGTTGATATTTCTGTCACACAGTCAGAGGTAAGCACTCAGGATTTACATGGTGCAGCTAAGGAGCCAGAAGCTAAGGGACAGATAACTAAGAGAGGAAGTTtagatggagaagaaaaaggTCATTTCAAAATGCCAAAATTCAAATTGCCCTCATTGAGCTGGTCCCCTAAAAAGGAAGCAAGccttaaaacaaatataaaagaaCCTCTGGAAGAATCTCATCTTGGCATAGTATCAGATGATACAGGCACAGAACCAAAAGTAACTCTTTTGGAAGATGAAGGCGTTCATATTGATGGAAATGTAGACATAGCCACCAAAAAAGATCAAGTAAAAAGACCTCATTTAATTATGCCCAAAATCTCACTGTCtaagacaaagctaccaaaagCAGAGGTAGATATAGTAGTGGAAGGTGGTGGAGCTTTGGTGCAAATACCTGACATAGAAAACAGTTTTACGACAAGAAAAGTAGAAGAAACAGAAATAAGTGTAAAAATGCTGAAAGGTGAAATCAAAGAAATCAAAACATTCCAGACAGATACAGATATCAGCTTACCCAAAACTGATATTAAGGTGTCCATGGCAAAAGGTTCGTTGGAACAGGAATGTTTAGAAACAGAGTTCAAAGGTGACATTTGTATGGACAGTGCAAGTATGAAATTTGATGGTACAGAGGGGGAGTTTAGGATGCCAAAACTGAAAATGCCAAAGTTTGGCATTTCAGATCTGTTAGAAAGTGAGATTTCAGATCTGCCAGGCAGTGGAATCACTTTATCAAAACCTGAATCAGATGCCTCTCAGCTTCAAATGACTACAGAATCTGATGAACTTGGTGGAAAAGCTCAACCCTTACAAGTTAAAAGTGATGAAGGAATTTCTGACGAAATTCAGACTGAGGAATCTCAGAGTTGGTTTAAAATGCCCAAATTCAAAATGCCTTCATTTGGTCGAacttcaaaggcaaaaaaaagtgaTGCTGAAACTGAAGACATCACTGGAGAAGCTCATGTTACTGAATTACAAGTTGAAGTAAGATCTCCTGAAGTTGTAACCATCTCAGGGGAACTTGACAGTGAAAAAAACATCTCAGAACAAAAAGTCACGCTTCCTCAAGAGGATGTTAGAGTGCAGAAAGAACAGCAGTCTACCACTGACCAATTAGTGGGTGACGGCAGTTTTTTGCAGTCCTCAGAAAAAATTGGCAGGAAACCTAGTGACCTGGACCCCAAAATGCATGCTGGTATAGTTAAAGATAGTGAAGAAGGACAAAGTTCTCAAACTGAGTTCATTGGCACTATCCCAAAGATGGATATTGATAGAAACATCCCTAAAAGTGAGATGACCATTCAGCAACCCAAAGTCATACCAGACACTATGGCAGTGGCTGAGATACCATCTGCTGAAATTACTATGGGAAAGAAAACGGATGCTACTATTAAAGATCCAGAACCTTTGCAAAGCCTTGATACACAACCTGAAGAGATAGGGACTGAAAAGAAGTCACCCAAAAAGGATTCTCAGGGAAAAGAAAGTATATTCAAAATGCCAACATTCAGTGTACCTTTGTTTGGATGGTCTACCACAAAGAGCAGTGCCATTGTTCCCGGTATTGAATCTGACCTAGAAGAGCCTGCTGTTTctctttccaaagttaaaatggaTGTTTCAGTCACTGATGAAGACTTTGAAATAATTGATTTCCCAGTTGAGGGCTTTGAAAAAGATTTGCCTAAAGAAGGTGAAGTGAaagcagaagagaaagagaaaacaagtAAAACAAAAGCATCTAAATTCAAGATACCAAAATTTGCCAACTTGCGCAGTAAATCTCAGGGTATAGACATTCAGGTTGATTCACCAAAAATGCAGACTGAGGTGTCATTAGTTAGACCCGAGGAAGAAACATCAGGAATCCAAGTTCAGGATAAAAAACCTGGAGATGCAGAAGAAAGTTTCCAAATGCCCAAATTCAAAATGCTCAAGTTCACACACAGAATTTCTGAAGGAGAAAAACTGACTTCAGAAGAGACAATGGATATAAAGGATACAGCTGCTGCTGATATTTCTCAATTGCAGTTCAAGACTATGTTTCCTGAAGAAAAAGGAGATGATATTCAGAAATCAAAAGTCAGAATTACAACACTATCTGAACCTGCCATTCAGAGACCACAAGTTGGAAGTAAATTCCAATCTACAGACTCTTCTTTTGTGGATACAACAGTGTATGTGCATAAACAAGTGCCAAAGGAATTCAGTGCTGAATTTCTTAAAGAGAAAATAGAGACTATGGACAGTAATGTTCAAAAGTCAGTCGCTAAAATTACAACACTGAAGGAGCCAGATATTCAAAGAGCACCACTTGAAATTAAACTTCAGCCTGATGATCCATTTAGTTCAAGTGCACCAGTGCAGGTTAAAGGATCAATCACTGAAAGTAAAGAAATAAAGATGGAAAGTAAATCTACCTTTGGCTATGGTGATGATACTGAAATACAGGAATCTTTTTCCACTCAAATAGTAAAAGAATCTGAGATTCCTCCATCAGAAGTTAAAACTGCTGCCCTTGGATTTTCGCTTCTCAAAGTGAAAATCCAAGAATCACATGTGAGTTTAGATGTACCAGTCAAGTTATCTTCTACAAAATGTATGGGTGAAATATTTGAGGATAAGGATCATCAACTTTCAGGTACAGGAGAAGCAACACAAAAGGCTGGTTTGAGTGAAGTGAAACCATCTGATAAAGATAAGGATATAACTTATGAATATATTGAAGGAACATCTGCTGCTGCAACACTGACAACGCTTAAATCCTTCACAGTTGACATACAGTCTTCTAGTGAATTTAAAGAGAGTCACTCTGAGCTAATAGAGATATCTAAATCTGCTATAGAAACTACCGAGGAAATGGCATTTACAAGTAGCACAGATGAGGTCACAGATGAAAAAGATAGTAAGAGATCTGGTAGATTTAAACTTTGGTTTCCAagtattgggttttctcccactacGGATGACACAACATCAGATTCAAAACCTGAAGCTCAACCAAAAGTTCAGCCTGATGATTCATCGAAGTTAGACAGTGATACTTCCAAAGAAACTGAAAAAACAGGATGGTTTAAATTTCCTAAATTAGGTTTTTCATCTCCAACAAAAAAGACCAAGGAAGTGggcaaagaaaaggaaacagATTCAAAAGAAGGAAAGGGTGAAGAAAGTCCAACAGACAAAAATGAAACTTTCTTTGATGCTCAGGAAACCTTATCactcaaagagaaagaagaaaatgaaacctCAGGTGATATAACATCAGAGCCCATTGTTTCATCTTCAGCAAGAACTGAACTGATCCTCTTAGAGAAAGGGAAAGCCGAACCCAAACACACTCCTGAAGACTCATCAAAATAA
- the LOC131187970 gene encoding protein AHNAK2-like has translation MPKFHMPKFGISMPKGKGVPEAEISVPPVEAELPKTELKAEVTLPSAELGTELKLPKVEVDAPSLDVEIGDAGKIKMPELKVPSVKVPKLKGPEVGISLPKVETDITLPSEDILYYIIRC, from the exons ATGCCC AAGTTCCATATGCCCAAATTTGGAATTTCAATGCCCAAAGGGAAAGGTGTCCCAGAGGCAGAAATCAGCGTTCCTCCTGTGGAAGCAGAGCTGCCAAAGACAGAACTCAAAGCAGAAGTGACACTGCCCTCTGCTGAGCTTGGGACCGAACTTAAGCTTCCAAAAGTGGAGGTAGATGCCCCTAGTTTGGACGTGGAGATTGGAGATGCGGGCAAAATCAAAATGCCTGAACTGAAGGTGCCTAGCGTCAAGGTCCCCAAGCTCAAAGGGCCAGAAGTAGGGATCTCCCTGCCAAAGGTTGAGACTGACATCACCCTTCCATCTGAAGatattttatattacataatCAGGTGCTAA